GAGAAAAAGATCCCTGAGATGGGGAAAAAGCCAAATATGGAACCAATAAAATATGTGATTATATTTTTGATTAAGATATCAAAACAGGAAAGGTTAAGAACCTCAGAAGGGTGACACAAGAAATTAGATATTTCTACGTccttgaagcaggaagattgtaaCACAATCAAATTGTGCAGCAGCACGTTGAACAGGCTAAtgaagaaacacactgaaagtaACAAGACACAGAGGCGGGGGTTCATAATGACTGTGTAATGCAGGGGGTGACAGATTGCCACAAACCGATCATAAGCCATCACAGTCAGAAGCATGTCATCCATACTTCCAAACAGGAGGAAAAGAGACATCTGAGTGAGGCAGCCCACATAAGAGATGACTCTGCTCTGAGTTTGAATGTTCACGATCATCTTTGGGACTGTGGTGGAGCTAAAACCAATGTCATCCAAGGCCAGGTTgtagaggaaaaagtacatgggggtgtggaggtggtaGTCAGAGCTGATTGCCAGGGTGATGAGCATGTTGCCAAGCACTGTGCCCAAGTACATGGACACTAACAGGCTAAACAGGATGGGTTGAAGTTCTGGAACCTCTGAGAAACCCATGAGATGGAATTCTGAGACACATGTTATATTTGGTCTTTTTGTAGCCCTTGGATGCCTTTTGGAAGAGAGAATTTAttgcaaaatcaaacaaacatgCATTCAGGAATCTGTAGATAGTTTGAAGTATTCACAAGTAAAGAGTTCACATTTGAAGTACAAAACGTTAAGCAATATTTTTCAGCTCTATTAAACTGAATATTCTTGAATTACTTCATTATTGAATTCTTTGATACCCACTTCCTTCTATTCACATGATTTATAGTCACTCACCTGGATCCTAAAAGGCCAAAGAACTTTAGAATTAACAAAAGTACAAAATTGTAGAATAATATATATATCTACCATCTTTTAGAACAAAGCTCTAAttcaaagaaatcaagaagaattaaataGGCCTTATTTGTTCCAAGAAAAATTGTATAAGTTCCTTAATGAGagtatttattaatattataggGGTATCTTGTCTGGACACTAAGAAAATGTTAATAGTTCATTATCTGATAATTAATATTCTGGTTCCAAGTTGTCTACCAGGACATTGTcatcatttttcagttttttatattCATCTCTTCAAAGATGTAACTTCTTACTGAAaacctgtttgtttatttttaagatatttaatatataacTCTTATCCATGGTTCAGTTAACTTCAATTTTAGAAAGAGGGTCATATGACACAACATGATGATACTCTGAACATAAGCATGACATTACTGCACACTACACCaactgaaaatcttgaaaaaatgataAGCATAGCCTGACTTCTTTACTTCTGTGCAGGTTGATTTAACTACAAACTacacaataaaatgtaaatgcagGAAAGACAGatgtttacttatttactttgtTTCATGCAATGTAGTAGTGTTCTGATACACTTCATCTTTTTCCTGATCACAGAAATTCTTCCTTAGATTTGAATAGTTTAGCACCATGATAAGATCCAAAAGCTAGGTATGAGTTCCATTCTTATTTCTAACTAAAATATTATCACGTCAGTCTTTCCTGATAAACAGATTGCAAGTGTCTTATTTGTAGTGTAGTTTCAATGTCAATACACAGTACAGTTTAAATGTATATGGAATACAGAGAACTACATAAAATAACCATACATAAAACACACCTAAAagagaaatcacagaaaataatgtaaataagaTTGTAAATGATGTAATCCTCCATCACTTGTAAATTTTGAGTAATAATTAATTCATTTGTATGGCTATCATAATAGagtatataaaatattctaaattgcATAACTTGTGTTTCTAAATATCAAGACCCTCTGGTCTCAAACCAAATCCAATTTAATCAGaaaatgtatatttgaaattcttgtgttatttttttatttttggaggcagtaggggttgaactcaaggtcttgttcTTGTTAGGCAGTTATTCTACCACTAAAACCACTCCAtaagccctttttgtgttagttatttttgagatagggcttgaTTTATACCCaggtgatcttcctatttgtgctttcctgtccagatggggatgacaggcacatggcaAAGTGTTcaaccattgattgagatggagtcttgcaaacattttccccaggctgccttgaactgcaatccaccttatctctgcctcctgagtagctaggaatactaCAGGCTTGAGTCAACATGCCTGGCCTTCTTGTGTTGTTTATTACAACCAGATTTGAGACCAATATCTGAACATATTTTCTAGTATTTATAAAATAGCCTGTACatattaactattattattatcagaaATGCAGGATATGTATATTGACAGTATTGACAGATAAGCACATAGTAATATTTGCACAAGAACTTATAAATTACACAGCTAtgaaaaagttttcaattttgaaatatttgtatgCCAGCATGATTCCAATTGCTACACACCTAATTAAAACTCATTTTGGACAGTACTGTGGatctaactcagggccttgaccttTCTAAGCAGGTGGGTCACTTGAGCCCGCTTGAGCGACTATGCAGCATACCATATGAACTAATGAGGACGATGTTAAATGGAGTACATGGCTCTTTTGGCCATGATATAAACACAAATAAGAGCTGTTTGATCTTCTGTCTGATTCTATAGGCTACGCCTAAAAGGAAAAcagtgaagacagaaaaagagaagttTGTTGAAACCACAGTGTTTTAAGAAATGCTTTGTGATATAAGACAGAATCTATTTAATGTTGAATAaacaattttttcttcttgcttcctcTGCTGTGTCAAATTACTGGTACTTAAGAATCAGAAACGAAATAAAGCTAGTGATACATTTCTGTATacattgtgtatacatatataagcaCAAGAGTAACATATTCAGGATTCtgttacagaaatataaaaaccaATAACTTTAGGccacagaaaaaattttaatgagatgAAGGTGAATTTTATCATTATTCATAATTATATCTCTTTTATAAATCTTTTATACATTCATCAAACTTTAAAGCTTTATAGAGTACCCCTTATCTGCTTAATCCTTTCTCAGGGATGGTGCTTCAACAAAAAATCAACTCAGATAACGATAATAATTCTTACAGATACTGACAACAATATTAAGAGAAGCTTCCAGGATGCAAAATTAAATTGTTACACTTTGACCAATGCACTAATTTGTTTGTTATTTAATAACACAAAGAAAGTTTTAAGTAGAGATTTGGAGCTCTTAAGCAAAAAGGTCAGTTCAGGTATAATTTTGAACTCTGTTCGGTTTACGAAATAAGAAATTAATCAAATCCTAACCCTGGGCCTCCTTTTGCTACTGTGTAGACTAAAACAACAAGGGGTAATTTTGTGAGAAATTGAAAGAATATTCTACAGTGGTGGCAGGAGAGATGCCTGTGCTGAATTACTGTGTCCTTATACTTTCTGTAATCTTTGTCTGATCTCTAGCTAGCGTTCCTACAGAAAATGAGTGTGTGCCACTTACTACTCAGTTCTGTGATGTACCATGATTTACACAAAAAAGAACAGGTAATAACATGTCTATTCCTGGAGTGAAAGTACAATGAAATGCTTCTAGATTTTCAAGGGGACAACCTGCCAAGATTCCCCCGGCATTATGCCCTGTGCTCATAATCTGACAGCCTGATACAAACATGGATTTATTATCTTATACCTGCTAGAACAAACtttaaaatgtgttctttctttttatgagagataataataataaagc
The sequence above is drawn from the Castor canadensis chromosome 14, mCasCan1.hap1v2, whole genome shotgun sequence genome and encodes:
- the LOC109702166 gene encoding olfactory receptor 7E24-like — encoded protein: MCIHINSDMEKLRDILEFHLMGFSEVPELQPILFSLLVSMYLGTVLGNMLITLAISSDYHLHTPMYFFLYNLALDDIGFSSTTVPKMIVNIQTQSRVISYVGCLTQMSLFLLFGSMDDMLLTVMAYDRFVAICHPLHYTVIMNPRLCVLLLSVCFFISLFNVLLHNLIVLQSSCFKDVEISNFLCHPSEVLNLSCFDILIKNIITYFIGSIFGFFPISGIFFSYYKIVSSVLKIPSASGRYKAFSTCGSHLSVVCLFYGTGTGVYLGSSVSHSPSKGMVATFMYAVVTPMLNPFIYSLRNRDINRALKMLHFR